attaattattgtgTGTCATCTTCCACTTGTCACCCTTTATACTTAAGTGAGTTCTCCAATGGTTCGGACCCGTGAAAAATCATTGGAAAATCGTCGGTTCGGAACCAAAACCTGCGGTTTTGGAACTGGAACCATAACCGTAAAACACACtcgcggttcggttccggtttggtAATTTCTAAAGCCGAAAccgacggttccgaaccgtaaccgccgattccggaaccgtgggcacctctaaCAACAGGGGATGTTGTGTTGATCCACACCTTCTATTAATTTCAAATACTtgtattactattttttttcatttcagaaatgaatggtttgGATCACCACAACATTCCCTAATATGACATTTTGCACAGCAGTGGATCTCATCCCTTACTTACTAAGTTGCAAATGGCAACTAAATATCCCCTTCTattgataaaattaaattaaagaaattttaaataaaacaatacgAAATGTTGATTGAACATTACTGAATCTCTACTATAAAATAAGTGATTGCACATGAACATatagtacattttattttataaaatactagtataaatttaaatatttaaataaaaataatattataaataacttCTACTCACTTATCTCGCCCAACCTTCCCGTCACATCCTCAGTCCCTCCTCTTTCCCTTCTatataaaatatagatatagaaatattttatttttaatgaattattgaCGAACATACTTGATTACTTTTCATTCCGTAAAACAATTATGTTTAGCTCATCATAATATTATGATGAGCTAAAGATCTCGGCCCATTTGGTCAAATTTAGCCCATTTAACATCGCCCCATTACTAAATTGGGCTGAGAGTATATCCAATCACATATAAAGATCTCGGCCCATTTGCAACTCTCCATAATCCATTATCtaattttgatcatatttagCCCAATTAATGTCGGCCCATTAGTACATTGGGAAGAAACCTCCATAACCATGGCGCTCTCTTTTTCCTTCACCAATTTCTCCTTCAGCATCAATTGGCGTATCGCATCGTCAATTCTCCATGTTTCCATGATAATTTCCGCCGTTTCAATAAACGAAGCAGCGCAGCTCCATCTCAATCCAAACATTTCAATGAATGGCAAGACTCCTCAGTTTCAGaaacctcctcctcctccactcGAATCCATTCAAACCATTCTCCTCTTCACCCCTCTCTCCCAATTCAGAAACCAGCGCTTCTCATTCCGTCGCAAGCAGAGCTCTCCATTTGCTCCAATGCTGCAAGACCTCAATCCATCTCTTCCAAATCCAATCGCACTTGATAACATCCGGCCTCTTCCGCGACTCCTCCTTCGCCGGCCGCCTCCTGAAGCTCTCGTCGAATTTGATCAACGATTTGTGCTACACGCTGCTGATTTTCAAGCGCGTTGAATCTCCCGATGCGTTTTGCGTCAATACCGTTATAAAACAGTATTCCTGCAGCAGTTATTATGAAAAGGCTGTGGTCTTCTATGTGGAGATGTTGAGAGGCGATGGATTCTACCCCAATGGATTCACGTTTCCGCCATTGATCAGTGCTTGCGCGAAATCGGGGTGTTTGAGCTCGGGGCGAATGTGCCACGGGCACATTGTGAAATTCGGTTTTGACAGTGTTTTACCGGTGCAGAATTCGTTGATTCATTTCTACGCTTGTTGTGGGGTTGTGGATGTCGCGAACAAACTGTTTGTCGAAATGGTTGTTAGAGATTTAGTTTCATGGAACACTGTGATTGATGGTTTTGCGAAGGCTGGTGAAATGGGATTAGCGCATAAGCTGTTCGATGAAATGCCTGAGAGAAATGTGGTCTCGTGGAACGTTGTGATTACCGGGTATTTGAAACTTCGGAGTCCGGGGAATTCGTTGAAATTGTTCAGAGAAATGATGGGGCAATATGTAAGGAGTAATGACACTACCATGGTGCAAGTGATCACTGCTTGTGGGAGGTCTA
This genomic interval from Salvia splendens isolate huo1 chromosome 13, SspV2, whole genome shotgun sequence contains the following:
- the LOC121760346 gene encoding pentatricopeptide repeat-containing protein At3g51320-like, with amino-acid sequence MARLLSFRNLLLLHSNPFKPFSSSPLSPNSETSASHSVASRALHLLQCCKTSIHLFQIQSHLITSGLFRDSSFAGRLLKLSSNLINDLCYTLLIFKRVESPDAFCVNTVIKQYSCSSYYEKAVVFYVEMLRGDGFYPNGFTFPPLISACAKSGCLSSGRMCHGHIVKFGFDSVLPVQNSLIHFYACCGVVDVANKLFVEMVVRDLVSWNTVIDGFAKAGEMGLAHKLFDEMPERNVVSWNVVITGYLKLRSPGNSLKLFREMMGQYVRSNDTTMVQVITACGRSNRLKEGRSVHGFLIRSFSSLSLIIDTATIDMYSKCGKVDSARLVFESMPRKNSVSWNAIVLGYCIHGNPVEGLSLFAEMLVEIRGNDRLAADELTFIGVLCACARLGLLEDGRNYFSQMTDDFGIKPNFGHYWCMANLMANVGLTEEAVSVLKNIPIDEGMSQESSTWAGLFASCRFEGDMAMGEQTAKDLIEQDPHSSSGYNILVNVYAAAGKWEDVARVKEMMRERGIQKAPCFSLKELKEIVEQR